Proteins from a genomic interval of Polaribacter sp. Q13:
- the rfbC gene encoding dTDP-4-dehydrorhamnose 3,5-epimerase, which translates to MIVKETGLKDCFVIEPLFFKDNRGCFLLEYNKKEFQEKTGFDGDFVLGNQSTSQYGVVRGLHLQRGEFAQAKLVRVVKGKILDVAVDARKDSETFGQVYSVELSAENNKQLFVPRGFLHGFSVLEDDTIVSYKCDNYYEPEAEDGVIFNDKYLNIDWKIPADKITLSEKDSGLKGFKVMSDYLSSKNSYKGI; encoded by the coding sequence ATGATAGTTAAAGAGACAGGATTAAAAGATTGCTTTGTAATAGAACCGCTTTTTTTTAAAGATAATAGAGGGTGTTTTTTATTAGAATATAATAAAAAAGAGTTTCAAGAAAAAACAGGTTTTGATGGAGATTTTGTTTTAGGAAATCAATCTACTTCTCAATATGGCGTTGTAAGAGGCTTGCATTTACAAAGAGGCGAGTTTGCACAAGCAAAATTAGTTAGAGTTGTAAAAGGTAAAATTTTAGACGTTGCAGTTGATGCAAGAAAAGATTCTGAAACTTTTGGACAAGTGTATTCTGTAGAATTATCTGCAGAGAATAACAAGCAATTATTTGTGCCAAGAGGTTTTTTACATGGTTTTTCTGTTTTAGAAGATGATACCATTGTTTCTTATAAATGTGATAATTATTATGAGCCAGAAGCAGAAGATGGTGTGATTTTTAATGATAAATATTTAAATATTGACTGGAAAATACCTGCGGATAAAATTACTTTGTCAGAGAAGGATTCAGGGTTAAAAGGGTTTAAGGTAATGTCTGATTATTTATCTAGTAAAAATTCATATAAAGGTATTTAG